A DNA window from Mycolicibacter hiberniae contains the following coding sequences:
- a CDS encoding MMPL family transporter: MMRLSSNLRRFRWVVFTGWLLAVIPSLYLAATQSGHLTGGGFEVQGSQSLHVQYQLEEHFPEQGASPLALVAAPRADATYRDMTDAVALLQRTAAEVPSVTVLPNTTQPPPRPDRPYVVLLRVDFNNTGAVDVAKKLRTRLGVEGEHPGRIENGSVNLYVIGQGALGAAASAKTKQDIGAAERWNLPIVLIVLLAVFGSLAAAAIPLALGIGTVIVTMGLVYLLSLFTTMSVFVTSTVSMFGIALAIDYSLFILMRYREELRSGRQPQEAADAAMATSGLAVVLSGLTVVASLTGIYLINTPVLASMATGAILAVSVAVLASVTLTPAVLAVLGRSVAKRSAMLHWARGPQAAQSRFWTRWTASVMRRPWVSALMAAGFLLTLAAPAMSLSLGNSMLRQFDSSHEIRGGVAAASQALGPGAMGPIRVLVTIPGANASAPAHAETFAAIRREMAAAPDIASVSPPVFGNDDSSGLLSAVLSVDPEDMAARTTVDWMREHLPAAAGSPAVQVDVGGPTALIKDFDDRVETAEPLVLVFVALIAFLMLLVSIQSVLLALKGVVMTVLSVAAAYGSLVMVFQWGWLERLGFAATGSIDTFIPPLVLAMTFGLSMDYEIFLLTRIRERFLQTGNTHDAVAYGVSTSARTITSAALIMIAVFIGFAFAGMPLVAELGVACAVAIAVDATVVRLVLVPALMAVFAEWNWWLPRWLARLLPSVDFEKPLPTVDLGDVVVIPDDISALITPSADLRVVVKSAARLKGLAPDAVCVSDPLALRGCGMAEVSTSRIEALPGATESAPAGGTMVGHALARLTGGRQSRADRAQPRALRPVHPVTVWRRRLAIALDALETESWAANEIGLEGQPLARRLPMETAAVQLPTGDRLQIPTGAETLRLAGYLALIRNHGRDYAELADLADAFGLKTVAGELCGIDRYYSGQPTEGQWMATQLVRRLADPELTTGSDHAGEEAPEAGTDWEHVAGRCLAVAVAMLEEAR; encoded by the coding sequence ATGATGCGCCTAAGCAGCAACCTGCGCAGATTCCGCTGGGTGGTCTTCACAGGTTGGCTACTGGCTGTCATCCCCTCGCTCTACCTGGCCGCAACCCAGTCCGGTCACCTCACAGGTGGCGGCTTCGAGGTGCAGGGATCGCAGTCGCTGCATGTGCAGTATCAGCTCGAGGAGCACTTTCCCGAGCAGGGCGCGTCTCCGCTGGCTCTGGTGGCCGCACCGCGCGCCGACGCCACCTACCGAGACATGACCGACGCCGTCGCCCTGCTCCAGCGGACGGCCGCCGAGGTTCCCAGCGTGACGGTGCTGCCGAACACGACGCAGCCACCGCCACGGCCTGATCGGCCCTACGTCGTGTTGCTGCGGGTGGACTTCAACAACACCGGCGCGGTCGACGTCGCCAAGAAGCTCCGCACCCGCCTGGGGGTGGAAGGCGAACATCCCGGCCGGATCGAGAACGGCTCGGTCAACCTGTACGTGATCGGCCAGGGCGCGCTGGGCGCCGCCGCGTCGGCGAAGACCAAGCAGGACATCGGCGCAGCCGAGCGGTGGAATCTGCCGATCGTGCTGATCGTGTTGCTCGCCGTCTTCGGCTCACTGGCGGCCGCCGCGATCCCGCTCGCGCTCGGGATCGGCACGGTGATCGTCACCATGGGGCTGGTCTATCTGCTGTCGCTGTTCACCACGATGTCGGTGTTCGTCACCTCGACGGTGTCGATGTTCGGCATCGCACTGGCGATCGACTATTCGCTGTTCATCCTGATGCGTTACCGGGAGGAACTACGGTCCGGCCGCCAACCGCAGGAGGCAGCCGACGCGGCGATGGCGACGTCCGGGCTGGCGGTGGTGCTCTCGGGTCTGACGGTCGTGGCCTCGCTCACCGGGATCTATCTGATCAACACACCAGTGCTGGCGTCGATGGCCACCGGAGCGATCCTGGCTGTCTCGGTGGCCGTGCTCGCCTCGGTCACCCTGACCCCGGCGGTGCTGGCCGTGCTGGGCCGGTCGGTGGCCAAACGCTCGGCCATGCTGCACTGGGCGAGGGGTCCACAAGCCGCCCAGTCGCGGTTCTGGACCAGGTGGACGGCGTCGGTGATGCGGCGCCCCTGGGTCTCGGCGCTGATGGCGGCAGGCTTCCTGCTCACGCTCGCAGCACCGGCAATGTCGCTGTCGCTCGGCAACAGCATGCTGCGCCAGTTCGACTCCTCCCACGAGATCCGGGGCGGGGTGGCCGCGGCGTCGCAAGCCCTCGGGCCCGGTGCGATGGGACCGATTCGGGTACTGGTGACCATCCCCGGCGCGAATGCGTCGGCACCCGCTCACGCCGAGACGTTCGCGGCGATCCGCCGAGAGATGGCCGCGGCGCCCGACATCGCTTCGGTGTCGCCACCGGTGTTCGGCAACGACGACAGCAGCGGTCTGCTGTCCGCCGTGCTGTCGGTCGATCCCGAGGACATGGCCGCCCGCACCACCGTCGACTGGATGCGCGAACACCTGCCGGCAGCGGCCGGATCGCCGGCGGTGCAGGTGGACGTCGGCGGACCGACCGCGTTGATCAAGGACTTCGACGACCGGGTTGAGACGGCCGAACCCCTGGTGCTGGTGTTCGTCGCGCTGATCGCCTTCCTGATGCTGCTGGTTTCGATCCAGTCCGTCTTACTTGCGCTCAAGGGCGTGGTGATGACGGTGCTGTCGGTGGCGGCCGCCTACGGCAGCCTGGTGATGGTGTTCCAGTGGGGATGGCTGGAACGGCTGGGGTTCGCTGCGACCGGCTCGATCGACACGTTCATCCCGCCCCTGGTACTGGCCATGACGTTCGGCCTGTCGATGGACTACGAGATCTTCCTGCTGACCCGCATCCGCGAGCGTTTCCTGCAGACCGGCAACACCCACGACGCGGTCGCGTACGGGGTGAGCACCAGCGCGCGCACCATCACCAGCGCCGCCCTGATCATGATCGCGGTGTTCATCGGTTTCGCGTTTGCCGGAATGCCGCTGGTCGCCGAGCTGGGGGTGGCGTGCGCGGTGGCGATCGCGGTCGACGCCACCGTGGTGCGGCTGGTGCTGGTTCCCGCCCTGATGGCGGTGTTCGCCGAGTGGAACTGGTGGCTGCCACGCTGGTTGGCGCGTCTCCTGCCGTCTGTTGACTTCGAAAAGCCATTGCCCACAGTCGATCTGGGCGATGTCGTGGTGATCCCCGATGACATCTCGGCGCTGATCACCCCGAGCGCCGACCTGCGTGTGGTGGTCAAGTCGGCGGCCCGGCTCAAAGGCCTGGCACCGGACGCCGTCTGCGTCAGCGACCCGTTGGCGCTGCGTGGCTGCGGCATGGCCGAGGTGTCCACCAGCAGGATCGAAGCGCTGCCGGGCGCAACCGAGTCTGCCCCGGCCGGCGGCACCATGGTCGGCCATGCCCTGGCCCGGCTGACCGGTGGACGGCAATCCCGTGCCGACCGGGCGCAGCCGCGCGCGCTGCGGCCGGTACACCCGGTCACCGTCTGGCGACGCCGGCTCGCGATCGCGCTCGACGCGCTGGAAACCGAGTCGTGGGCGGCCAACGAGATCGGCCTGGAAGGACAACCGCTTGCCCGGCGCCTGCCGATGGAGACCGCCGCCGTCCAACTGCCCACCGGCGACCGGCTGCAGATCCCGACCGGCGCCGAGACCCTGCGCCTGGCCGGCTACCTGGCCCTGATCCGCAACCACGGCCGGGACTACGCCGAGCTTGCCGACCTCGCCGACGCATTCGGCCTGAAAACCGTCGCTGGGGAACTCTGCGGAATCGACAGGTATTACTCTGGTCAACCGACCGAAGGACAATGGATGGCCACGCAGCTTGTCCGTCGGCTCGCCGATCCGGAGCTCACCACGGGCAGCGACCACGCTGGCGAGGAGGCACCGGAAGCGGGTACGGACTGGGAGCATGTCGCAGGACGCTGCCTGGCTGTTGCGGTGGCGATGCTGGAGGAGGCGAGGTGA
- a CDS encoding DUF305 domain-containing protein: MRWVLAVAAAGVVSMVGGGCHHAPAPAPQASPSSVGMNAGSAVDVAFLEDMVIHHQQALELAALVPGQSASPALVAFADQSAAQRRTELQGCQAQLLQWEVPGGRSGDDPAAIPGMVDPATAEKLRGLRGAAFDTFWLQTMIAHHRGAIALAQNEIEHGESPEAISIAQSLMPFQQAEIVQMNQLLGAA; encoded by the coding sequence ATGAGATGGGTTCTGGCCGTCGCCGCCGCCGGCGTCGTCAGCATGGTGGGCGGGGGGTGCCACCACGCGCCCGCGCCGGCGCCACAGGCGTCGCCCAGTTCGGTGGGAATGAACGCCGGCAGCGCAGTCGATGTGGCGTTTCTGGAAGACATGGTGATCCACCACCAACAGGCCCTGGAACTGGCCGCCCTCGTGCCCGGCCAGAGCGCCAGTCCCGCGCTGGTGGCGTTCGCCGACCAGAGTGCGGCGCAGCGGCGCACCGAACTGCAGGGCTGCCAGGCGCAATTGCTTCAGTGGGAGGTTCCCGGCGGGCGTTCTGGCGACGATCCGGCCGCTATTCCCGGAATGGTGGATCCGGCCACCGCGGAAAAACTGCGCGGCTTGCGGGGAGCGGCGTTCGACACCTTCTGGCTGCAGACCATGATCGCCCATCACCGCGGGGCGATTGCGCTGGCGCAGAACGAAATCGAACACGGCGAAAGTCCCGAGGCCATCAGCATCGCGCAGTCTCTCATGCCGTTTCAGCAAGCCGAGATCGTTCAGATGAACCAACTGTTGGGAGCCGCATGA
- the ricR gene encoding copper-sensing transcriptional repressor RicR, which translates to MTAEAPGYSPHKDNYAKRLRRIEGQVRGIAKMIDEDKYCIDVLTQISAVNSALRAVALNLLDEHLVHCVSGAVASGGVEADAKLTEASAAIARLVRS; encoded by the coding sequence ATGACCGCCGAGGCGCCGGGGTACTCCCCGCACAAGGACAACTACGCCAAACGGCTGCGCCGCATCGAGGGGCAGGTGCGCGGCATCGCCAAGATGATCGACGAGGACAAGTACTGCATCGACGTCCTCACCCAGATCAGTGCCGTCAACAGCGCGCTGCGGGCGGTGGCGCTGAACCTGCTCGACGAGCATCTCGTGCACTGCGTCAGCGGCGCCGTCGCCTCCGGTGGTGTCGAGGCGGACGCCAAACTCACCGAGGCGTCGGCGGCCATTGCTCGGTTGGTTCGTTCCTGA
- a CDS encoding M13 family metallopeptidase, with the protein MTSAATGSGLDLAYIDSAVRPQDDLFGHVNGEWLEGYQMPPDRATDGAFRALFDRAEIQVRELLTAASAAAAGVDPDQRRIGDLYASFLDEQTVRERGVAPLRHELSAIDEAGDREALARALGAYQRSGVGGGVGLYVDTDSKDSTRYLLHLTQSGLGLPDESYYRDDQYAEILTAYPEHIAAMFALVYGGQVHDHAGAAARIVALETRLAQAHWDVVKRRDAELTYNLRTFAGLPAEAPGFDWAGWREALGAATGAADELVVRQPDFLTAFAALWDSAELADWQDWARWRVIHARAGLLSEELVAEDFEFYGRRLSGTEQIRDRWKRGVSVVESLMGDAVGKLYVERHFPPAAKARIDELVRNLREAYRVSITNLDWMTPPTRERALAKLDKFTAKIGYPARWRDYSALVTDRADLYGNYLRGYAVNYDRELAKLGQPVDRDEWFMTPQTVNAYYNPGMNEIVFPAAILQPPFFDADADDAANYGGIGAVIGHEIGHGFDDQGAKYDGDGNLIDWWTDADRAEFGSRTGALIAQYDAYVPRQLDGDRHVNGAFTVGENIGDLGGLSIALLAYQLSLGGAEAPVIDGLTGTQRVFFGWAQVWRTKSRDAEAIRRLAVDPHSPPEFRCNGVVRNMDAFYHAFDVTPVDALYLEPASRVRIWN; encoded by the coding sequence GTGACCTCAGCAGCCACCGGATCCGGCCTCGATCTCGCCTACATCGACAGTGCCGTCCGACCGCAGGACGATCTGTTCGGCCATGTCAACGGTGAGTGGCTCGAGGGGTATCAGATGCCACCGGACCGGGCCACCGACGGCGCCTTTCGCGCCCTGTTCGACCGGGCCGAGATTCAGGTCCGGGAGTTGCTGACCGCGGCCAGTGCAGCCGCCGCGGGGGTGGATCCCGACCAGCGCCGCATCGGCGATCTCTACGCGAGCTTCCTCGACGAGCAGACCGTGCGCGAGCGCGGAGTAGCGCCACTGCGCCACGAACTGTCCGCCATCGACGAGGCCGGTGACCGCGAGGCGCTGGCACGGGCGCTCGGGGCGTATCAGCGCAGCGGGGTCGGGGGCGGCGTCGGGTTGTACGTGGACACCGACTCCAAGGACTCGACCCGCTACCTGCTGCACCTGACCCAGTCGGGGCTGGGCCTGCCCGATGAGTCCTACTACCGCGACGATCAGTACGCCGAGATCCTGACCGCCTACCCCGAGCACATCGCGGCGATGTTCGCCCTGGTCTACGGCGGGCAGGTGCACGATCACGCGGGGGCGGCGGCGCGCATCGTGGCGCTCGAGACGCGGCTCGCGCAGGCGCACTGGGACGTGGTCAAGCGCCGCGACGCCGAGCTGACCTACAACCTGCGCACCTTCGCCGGGCTGCCCGCCGAGGCGCCCGGCTTCGACTGGGCGGGCTGGCGGGAGGCCCTGGGCGCCGCCACCGGGGCAGCCGACGAATTGGTGGTTCGGCAACCGGACTTCCTGACGGCGTTCGCCGCCCTGTGGGACAGCGCGGAGCTGGCCGATTGGCAGGACTGGGCTCGGTGGCGGGTCATTCACGCTCGGGCCGGACTGCTCAGCGAGGAGTTGGTCGCCGAAGACTTCGAGTTCTACGGACGCCGGCTCTCGGGCACCGAACAGATTCGCGACCGCTGGAAGCGCGGCGTGTCGGTGGTCGAGTCCCTGATGGGTGACGCGGTCGGAAAGCTTTACGTGGAAAGGCATTTCCCGCCGGCAGCCAAGGCGCGCATCGACGAGCTGGTCCGCAATCTGCGCGAGGCCTACCGGGTGAGCATCACCAACCTGGACTGGATGACTCCGCCGACCCGAGAGCGGGCACTGGCCAAGCTGGACAAGTTCACCGCCAAGATCGGCTACCCGGCGAGGTGGCGGGACTACTCCGCGCTGGTCACCGACCGAGCCGATCTATACGGCAACTACCTGCGCGGCTACGCGGTCAACTATGACCGCGAACTGGCCAAGTTGGGCCAGCCGGTGGACCGCGACGAATGGTTCATGACACCGCAGACCGTCAACGCCTACTACAACCCGGGGATGAACGAGATCGTCTTCCCCGCCGCGATTCTGCAGCCGCCGTTCTTCGACGCCGACGCCGACGACGCGGCCAACTACGGTGGTATCGGCGCCGTGATCGGCCATGAGATCGGGCACGGTTTCGACGACCAGGGCGCGAAGTACGACGGCGACGGCAACCTGATCGACTGGTGGACCGATGCCGACCGTGCCGAATTCGGTTCCCGCACCGGCGCGTTGATCGCCCAGTACGACGCCTACGTGCCACGCCAGCTAGACGGTGACCGACACGTCAACGGCGCGTTCACCGTCGGGGAGAACATCGGCGATCTCGGCGGGCTCTCCATTGCCCTGCTGGCCTACCAGTTGTCGCTGGGCGGGGCCGAGGCCCCGGTGATCGACGGCTTGACCGGCACCCAGCGGGTGTTCTTCGGCTGGGCGCAGGTGTGGCGCACCAAGTCCCGGGATGCCGAGGCCATCCGGCGCCTGGCGGTGGATCCGCATTCACCGCCGGAGTTCCGCTGCAACGGAGTGGTCCGCAACATGGACGCGTTCTACCACGCCTTCGACGTCACACCCGTGGACGCGCTCTACCTGGAACCGGCCTCGCGAGTCCGCATCTGGAACTGA
- a CDS encoding lysylphosphatidylglycerol synthase transmembrane domain-containing protein, with translation MPDAPGSRAVAGRPGGRYRWVRPALVALVAVILAVEMVLVWDQVSAAWCSLCRAEGRWLFGAIIAAAASMHSFAHIQRTLLGSAGVHVTQAQSEAVFYAANSLSTTLPGGPVLSTTFLYRQQRRWGASPVVASWQLVMSGVLQAVGLAVLGLGGAFLLGARGNPFSLLFTVGGFIALLLLAQAVASRPELIDGIGVRVLSWANSVRDRPADTGLATWRRMLGQLESVSLSRRAASMAFGWSLFNWVADVACLACAAYATGGQASVAGLTVAYAAARAAGTIPLIPGGLLVVEAVLVPGLVSSGLALPDAISAVLIYRMISWLLVSAAGWVVFFFLFRTDNADHAAAGHAPALSEWLPAESPSPRAGRSPAGRSSAGRHPADRRPAARPGRPAAARAPAAG, from the coding sequence ATTCCTGACGCGCCCGGAAGCCGGGCTGTGGCGGGGCGTCCGGGCGGTCGATACCGGTGGGTGCGCCCGGCACTGGTGGCACTGGTGGCAGTGATACTGGCCGTCGAGATGGTGCTGGTGTGGGACCAGGTGTCTGCCGCGTGGTGCAGCCTGTGCCGCGCCGAGGGCCGGTGGCTGTTCGGGGCGATCATCGCCGCGGCGGCTTCCATGCACAGCTTCGCCCACATTCAGCGGACCCTGCTGGGCTCGGCCGGCGTTCACGTGACGCAGGCGCAGTCCGAGGCGGTGTTCTACGCCGCCAACTCACTGAGCACCACCCTGCCCGGGGGGCCGGTGCTGTCGACGACCTTTCTGTACCGGCAGCAGCGACGCTGGGGGGCATCGCCGGTGGTGGCGTCCTGGCAGTTGGTGATGTCGGGGGTGCTGCAGGCGGTGGGCCTGGCCGTACTGGGCCTCGGCGGCGCATTTCTGCTGGGCGCCCGCGGCAACCCCTTCTCGCTGCTGTTCACGGTGGGCGGTTTTATCGCACTGCTGCTGCTGGCGCAGGCAGTCGCTTCGCGGCCGGAGCTGATCGACGGCATAGGCGTGCGGGTGCTGTCCTGGGCCAACTCGGTGCGTGACCGGCCCGCTGACACCGGCCTGGCGACGTGGCGCAGGATGCTGGGCCAGCTGGAGTCGGTGAGCCTGAGCCGGCGCGCGGCGTCGATGGCGTTCGGCTGGTCCTTGTTCAACTGGGTCGCCGACGTCGCCTGCCTGGCGTGCGCGGCCTACGCGACCGGCGGACAGGCGTCGGTTGCCGGTTTGACGGTGGCCTACGCCGCCGCCCGGGCGGCGGGAACCATTCCCCTGATTCCCGGTGGCCTGCTGGTGGTGGAGGCAGTGCTGGTGCCGGGGCTGGTATCGAGCGGACTGGCTTTGCCGGACGCGATCTCGGCGGTGCTGATCTACCGGATGATCAGCTGGCTGCTGGTCTCAGCGGCCGGCTGGGTGGTGTTCTTCTTCCTGTTCCGCACCGACAACGCGGACCACGCCGCCGCGGGGCACGCCCCGGCCCTCAGCGAATGGCTACCGGCTGAGTCACCGAGCCCGCGGGCGGGCCGCTCACCGGCAGGCCGTTCATCGGCAGGCCGCCACCCGGCAGACCGGCGCCCGGCAGCGCGCCCTGGGCGGCCTGCAGCAGCCCGAGCACCTGCGGCAGGCTGA
- a CDS encoding L,D-transpeptidase — protein sequence MSGWKLARVGAWLSTAGLAAGLTLGCGSALADPPQQPGDPAPADAGAPDPGAPPPPADFPPPPFQPFQPFPPFQPFPPELPPPPPGDPAAFPPPAEAGPPGAPEGIPPGPDSQTVPEVPGEPVHHGAGSATAAGPVVGQNPEPFTGTSPFQPPTFNPVNGSMVGVAKPIIIDFQRPVADKAAAEQAIHISSTPPVSGKFYWMTPSQVRWRPLNFWPAHTVVNIDAGGTKSSFRVGDSLVATADDKTHQMTITRDGKVEKVFPMSMGMSAGGHETPNGTYYVLEKFPTVVMDSSTYGVPVNSSWGYKLTVQDAVRIDNSGGFVHSAPWSVADQGKRNVSHGCINLSPANAKWFYENFGSGDPVVVKNSVGSYTKNDGSQDWQL from the coding sequence ATGTCGGGATGGAAACTCGCGCGGGTCGGTGCGTGGCTCAGCACCGCTGGATTGGCCGCGGGTCTCACGCTCGGTTGCGGATCGGCGCTGGCCGACCCGCCGCAGCAGCCCGGCGACCCCGCGCCGGCCGACGCCGGTGCGCCTGACCCGGGTGCGCCGCCGCCCCCGGCCGACTTTCCTCCGCCGCCCTTCCAGCCGTTCCAGCCGTTCCCGCCGTTCCAGCCGTTCCCGCCGGAGCTGCCCCCGCCGCCGCCGGGGGACCCGGCGGCGTTCCCGCCACCCGCGGAGGCCGGGCCGCCCGGCGCGCCCGAGGGCATCCCACCCGGCCCCGATTCGCAGACGGTGCCTGAGGTGCCGGGCGAGCCGGTGCACCACGGTGCTGGGTCGGCGACCGCTGCGGGGCCGGTTGTCGGGCAGAACCCCGAGCCGTTCACCGGGACGTCGCCGTTCCAGCCGCCCACCTTCAACCCGGTCAACGGCTCGATGGTGGGTGTCGCCAAGCCGATCATCATCGACTTCCAGCGGCCCGTCGCCGACAAGGCTGCGGCGGAGCAGGCGATCCACATTTCATCGACCCCGCCGGTATCGGGCAAGTTCTACTGGATGACGCCCAGCCAGGTGCGGTGGCGGCCGCTCAACTTCTGGCCGGCCCACACCGTGGTCAACATCGACGCGGGCGGCACCAAGTCGAGCTTCCGCGTCGGTGATTCCCTGGTGGCCACCGCCGATGACAAGACGCACCAGATGACGATCACCCGCGACGGCAAGGTGGAGAAGGTCTTCCCCATGTCGATGGGGATGAGCGCCGGTGGGCACGAGACTCCCAACGGCACCTACTACGTGCTCGAGAAGTTCCCGACCGTGGTGATGGACTCCTCCACCTACGGGGTTCCGGTGAACTCCAGTTGGGGATACAAGCTCACCGTGCAGGACGCGGTCCGGATCGACAACAGCGGCGGCTTCGTGCACAGCGCGCCTTGGTCGGTGGCCGATCAGGGCAAGCGCAACGTCAGCCATGGCTGCATCAACCTCAGCCCGGCCAATGCAAAGTGGTTCTACGAGAACTTCGGTAGCGGCGATCCCGTCGTGGTGAAGAATTCGGTGGGCAGCTACACCAAGAACGACGGCTCCCAGGACTGGCAGCTCTAG
- a CDS encoding transcriptional regulator yields the protein MTLAADRRRGSLPRQPAGDSDRQVEFWPTSAIRAALQNGDIATWQRIVVALKRDPYGRTARQVEEVLAGTESFGIAKALSEVLARTRTHLEANERAEVARHMRVLIERSGLSRQEFASRVGIPADSLDEYLGGSVSPPASLMIRMRRLSDRFVKLNTREAPDAV from the coding sequence GTGACGTTGGCCGCGGACCGACGCCGTGGGTCGCTGCCCCGGCAGCCGGCCGGCGACTCCGACCGGCAGGTCGAATTCTGGCCCACGTCGGCTATCCGCGCTGCGCTGCAGAACGGTGACATCGCCACCTGGCAGCGCATCGTGGTGGCACTCAAACGCGACCCCTACGGCCGCACCGCGCGCCAGGTCGAAGAAGTGCTGGCCGGCACCGAGTCCTTCGGCATAGCCAAGGCACTGTCGGAAGTCCTGGCCCGCACCCGCACGCATCTGGAGGCCAACGAACGTGCAGAGGTCGCCCGCCACATGCGGGTACTGATCGAACGCTCGGGCCTGAGCCGGCAGGAGTTCGCCTCGCGGGTCGGGATTCCAGCCGACAGCCTCGATGAGTACCTCGGCGGCTCGGTCAGCCCGCCGGCCTCCCTGATGATCCGGATGCGCCGGCTGTCCGATCGTTTCGTCAAGCTCAACACCCGCGAAGCGCCCGACGCCGTGTGA
- a CDS encoding MFS transporter: protein MTVEAGSTRSRPWTPQTTAQLAILAAAAFIYATAEILPVGALPAISVGLNVSEALVGTLLAWYAVVAAATTLPLVRWTAHWPRRRVLLITLFCLTASQVISAMAPNFAVLAGGRALCAVTHGLMWSVLAPIATRLVPASHSGRATTAIYVGTSLALVVGIPLTSAMSLLWGWRLAVVVITAAAAAITVAARIALPALVLSTDQLALVGNHHHRNGRLVAVSVLMLVAVTGHFISYTFIAVIIGDVVGVPGARLAWLLAAFGAAGLIAMPLLARPVDHRPKLVTGTCMAAMSAAFVVLAALSIGGHHTTGTTLLGSAAIVLWGAMAMAVSPMLQSAAMRTAPDDPDGASGLYVTAFQVGITGGSLAGGLLFERAGTSAMLTASAALVGIAAVGIVASKRLFVVP from the coding sequence ATGACTGTCGAAGCCGGAAGTACCCGATCGAGGCCGTGGACGCCGCAGACCACGGCACAGTTGGCGATCCTGGCCGCTGCCGCCTTCATCTACGCCACCGCAGAGATCCTGCCGGTGGGCGCGCTGCCCGCGATCTCGGTCGGCCTGAACGTCAGCGAGGCGCTGGTCGGGACCCTGCTGGCCTGGTATGCGGTGGTGGCGGCGGCGACAACGCTGCCCTTGGTGCGCTGGACCGCGCACTGGCCGCGCCGGCGGGTGCTGCTGATCACCCTGTTCTGCCTCACCGCCTCCCAGGTGATTTCGGCGATGGCGCCGAACTTCGCCGTGCTGGCCGGGGGGCGAGCGCTCTGCGCGGTCACGCACGGCCTGATGTGGTCGGTGCTGGCGCCCATCGCCACCCGGCTGGTGCCGGCCAGTCATTCCGGGCGCGCGACGACGGCGATCTACGTCGGCACCAGTCTGGCTCTGGTGGTCGGTATCCCGCTGACCTCGGCGATGAGCCTGCTCTGGGGATGGCGGCTGGCCGTCGTGGTGATCACCGCGGCGGCGGCCGCCATCACGGTGGCGGCCCGGATCGCGCTGCCGGCACTGGTGCTCAGCACCGATCAACTCGCACTGGTGGGCAACCACCATCACCGCAACGGGCGACTGGTGGCGGTGAGCGTGCTGATGCTGGTCGCGGTCACCGGGCACTTCATCTCCTACACGTTCATCGCGGTGATCATCGGCGATGTGGTCGGCGTTCCGGGGGCTCGCCTGGCCTGGCTGCTTGCCGCGTTCGGCGCGGCCGGTCTGATCGCGATGCCGTTGTTGGCCCGGCCGGTAGACCACCGGCCCAAGCTGGTCACCGGCACCTGCATGGCCGCCATGTCGGCAGCCTTCGTCGTCTTGGCGGCCCTGTCGATCGGCGGGCATCACACCACCGGAACGACGCTGCTGGGGTCGGCGGCCATCGTGTTGTGGGGAGCGATGGCCATGGCCGTGTCGCCGATGCTGCAGTCGGCGGCCATGCGCACCGCGCCAGACGATCCCGACGGCGCTTCGGGGCTGTACGTGACGGCGTTTCAGGTCGGGATCACGGGGGGCTCGCTGGCCGGTGGCCTGCTGTTCGAGCGGGCCGGAACCTCGGCGATGCTGACCGCGTCGGCGGCGCTGGTCGGCATCGCCGCGGTGGGTATCGTGGCCAGCAAGCGCCTGTTTGTCGTTCCCTGA